Proteins encoded together in one Leptospira meyeri window:
- a CDS encoding MarR family transcriptional regulator — protein sequence MTKEPKKKLQENNKKGSQWTFLSNHAHVLMCLSKDPEIRLKDVATLVGITERAVQAIVKDLVEAKILEKSKDGRRNQYIIQTEQKLRHPLEANHSILELLRLGK from the coding sequence ATGACAAAAGAACCAAAGAAAAAATTGCAAGAGAACAATAAAAAAGGCAGCCAATGGACTTTTCTCTCTAACCATGCACATGTTTTGATGTGTTTGAGTAAAGATCCGGAAATTCGATTGAAGGATGTTGCAACTCTTGTTGGAATCACTGAACGAGCAGTGCAAGCAATCGTTAAGGACTTGGTTGAAGCCAAAATTTTAGAAAAAAGCAAAGATGGACGGAGAAACCAGTACATCATCCAAACCGAACAAAAACTACGACATCCTTTAGAGGCAAATCATTCCATTTTGGAATTACTCAGGTTAGGTAAATAA
- a CDS encoding DoxX family protein — MKKFLVYSLGAFYITAGINHFFSPEFYLEMMPDYLPFHELLNVTSGLAEITLGSLVLYERMRKMASYGIILLLLAIYPANINMLLTALEGKDYGVPIWALYARLPFQFLFIYWAWLVRDYKWSSESTESM; from the coding sequence ATGAAAAAGTTTCTCGTGTATTCTCTCGGGGCGTTCTACATAACGGCGGGGATCAACCATTTTTTCTCTCCCGAATTCTATTTGGAGATGATGCCGGATTACCTTCCTTTTCATGAACTATTGAATGTTACGAGTGGGCTTGCCGAAATTACCTTGGGTTCCCTTGTTCTTTATGAAAGGATGAGGAAGATGGCAAGTTATGGGATTATCTTACTTCTTTTGGCGATTTACCCGGCAAATATAAATATGTTATTAACCGCATTAGAAGGCAAAGATTATGGCGTTCCGATATGGGCATTGTATGCGCGATTGCCATTTCAGTTTTTATTTATTTACTGGGCCTGGCTTGTGAGAGATTACAAATGGTCAAGTGAATCTACTGAATCAATGTAG
- a CDS encoding Crp/Fnr family transcriptional regulator, whose translation MSVEEIKVVNYSKGAAIVVQNSINTGNFFIVRSGRVSVDSEHIVVDHELAFYEAGDSFGLVSALTEHRFLVTLFADTDVELVQIPIRLLGSYLKERKELAMKILGLYSRELRTLQKHLSKANKPADRDYHPERLVLNARTYLSWQKPNLAAYSLQTFIKWSKENNSTENLAEATELLRSIGSNYKPFVWESMQSNLEAGEILFVESEKNNEIYVVLEGNVKLFSIVRGYEYVIDVLGPGEIFGEMSLIDNAPRMASAITETKSKVLRVTAENLFESVGPSLLQKIFESIARRIWFSHQRLVILRLKTPVIRLYAYLYNSIRDQDIRLGRTLDESLANAHTIYIQMEELCNMCGIIKVKQDTIQEFLADTNLVIEPSRITIKSRKRLEEKLGHYKSKEGQIVA comes from the coding sequence GTGTCTGTAGAAGAAATCAAAGTTGTTAATTATTCCAAAGGTGCTGCCATTGTTGTGCAGAATTCCATTAATACAGGGAACTTTTTTATTGTCAGGTCTGGTCGCGTATCGGTTGATTCCGAACATATTGTGGTAGATCACGAGCTCGCGTTTTACGAAGCAGGCGATAGTTTTGGACTTGTCTCTGCGCTCACCGAACATCGGTTTTTAGTGACTTTATTTGCTGATACAGATGTAGAGCTGGTTCAAATCCCAATCCGACTTCTCGGCTCTTACCTCAAAGAAAGAAAAGAACTCGCAATGAAAATTTTGGGTTTGTATTCAAGAGAACTTCGAACCTTACAAAAACATCTTTCCAAAGCCAATAAACCGGCCGATCGCGATTACCATCCAGAACGTTTGGTCCTCAACGCTCGAACCTATCTTTCTTGGCAAAAACCAAATTTAGCGGCGTATTCCTTACAGACGTTTATCAAATGGTCAAAGGAAAATAATTCAACAGAAAATTTAGCAGAAGCCACTGAATTGCTTAGGTCCATTGGATCCAATTACAAACCTTTTGTTTGGGAAAGTATGCAATCCAATTTAGAAGCCGGCGAAATTTTATTTGTAGAAAGTGAAAAGAATAACGAAATCTATGTTGTGTTAGAAGGGAATGTCAAACTATTCAGTATTGTTCGCGGATATGAATATGTAATCGATGTTTTAGGACCAGGTGAAATTTTTGGGGAGATGTCATTGATTGATAATGCCCCGCGAATGGCATCGGCAATTACTGAAACAAAAAGTAAAGTCCTCCGTGTCACTGCGGAAAACCTATTTGAATCTGTCGGACCATCCTTATTACAAAAAATCTTTGAAAGTATTGCCAGACGGATTTGGTTTTCTCACCAACGTTTGGTGATCCTTCGATTGAAAACACCTGTGATCCGACTTTATGCCTATTTGTATAATTCGATCCGAGACCAGGACATCCGTTTGGGCAGAACTTTAGATGAAAGCCTTGCCAATGCCCATACCATTTATATCCAAATGGAAGAACTTTGCAATATGTGTGGGATCATCAAAGTCAAACAGGATACTATCCAGGAATTTTTGGCTGACACAAATCTTGTGATCGAACCGAGTCGTATTACGATCAAAAGTCGCAAACGTTTGGAAGAAAAATTGGGACATTATAAATCAAAAGAGGGGCAGATTGTCGCTTAA
- a CDS encoding alkaline phosphatase family protein: MKQSKNKGFQKTVVIDVVGLSSHLVGEYTPFLKKFLNQKQTLLIKPMLPAVTTSVQSTYLTGKLPSEHGIVGNGWYDREDAEIKFWKQSNHLVSAEKIWERAKKIDPSFTCSKMFWWYNMYSSADYSVTPRPQYHADGVKAPDCYSQPPELRDELQSTLGQFPLFNFWGPNANIKSTQWIADATIYVDKKYNPHLTLVYLPHLDYCLQKFGSDIFKIRKELLEIDSVLKQLIEYYESQNTKIVLLSEYGITPVNRPIHINQILRENGVLSVRKERWYELLDPGASKAFAVADHQISHVYCDDPTVKKQIIEILRKVSGIQLVLDKKDQKKYGIDHERSGDIVVVADSESWFTYYYWLDQRKAPDYARLVDIHRKPGYDPCEIFMDPNKPMIKFRAGLKLLRKKLGFRYLMDVIPLDASLIKGSHGALHQKKEFYPIFSSDIIYPQKEISATKVYDLIWDQMTSEI, translated from the coding sequence ATGAAACAATCAAAAAATAAAGGATTCCAAAAAACAGTTGTCATTGATGTTGTTGGACTTAGCAGTCATTTGGTAGGAGAGTATACACCTTTTCTAAAAAAATTTCTGAACCAAAAACAAACTCTCCTCATTAAACCTATGTTACCTGCTGTAACAACAAGTGTCCAGTCTACGTATTTAACAGGAAAATTGCCAAGTGAACATGGGATTGTTGGAAATGGATGGTATGACCGAGAAGATGCAGAAATAAAATTTTGGAAACAATCCAATCATTTAGTCTCTGCAGAAAAAATTTGGGAAAGAGCTAAAAAAATAGACCCTAGTTTTACTTGTTCAAAAATGTTTTGGTGGTACAATATGTACTCTAGTGCAGATTATTCGGTTACACCAAGACCCCAATACCATGCTGACGGAGTAAAAGCACCCGACTGTTATTCCCAACCACCCGAACTTCGTGATGAGTTGCAGTCCACTTTAGGTCAATTCCCTTTATTTAATTTTTGGGGGCCGAATGCCAATATCAAATCTACCCAATGGATCGCTGATGCAACGATCTATGTTGATAAAAAATATAATCCTCACTTAACGCTTGTATATCTTCCTCATTTAGATTATTGTCTTCAAAAGTTTGGTTCTGATATTTTTAAGATAAGGAAAGAACTTTTGGAAATTGATTCTGTGTTGAAACAATTAATTGAATATTATGAATCCCAGAATACTAAGATTGTTTTACTTTCAGAATATGGAATTACACCGGTCAATCGGCCAATCCATATCAACCAAATTTTAAGAGAAAATGGGGTTCTTTCTGTTCGCAAGGAAAGATGGTATGAACTTTTAGATCCCGGTGCATCCAAAGCCTTTGCAGTAGCTGATCATCAAATTTCTCATGTTTATTGTGATGATCCGACAGTCAAAAAACAGATCATAGAAATTTTGCGTAAGGTTTCTGGAATTCAACTTGTTTTGGATAAAAAAGACCAAAAAAAATATGGAATAGACCACGAACGTTCAGGAGACATTGTGGTGGTAGCCGATTCCGAATCCTGGTTTACATATTACTACTGGTTAGATCAAAGAAAGGCTCCAGATTATGCACGTTTGGTGGATATTCATAGAAAACCAGGTTATGATCCTTGCGAAATATTTATGGATCCAAATAAACCGATGATTAAATTTAGGGCAGGTCTAAAATTACTCCGAAAAAAACTTGGATTCCGATATCTGATGGATGTCATCCCTTTGGATGCGAGTTTGATTAAGGGTTCACATGGGGCTTTGCACCAGAAAAAGGAATTTTACCCTATTTTTTCCTCTGACATAATTTATCCCCAAAAAGAAATTTCTGCTACTAAAGTGTACGATTTGATTTGGGATCAGATGACTTCTGAGATTTAA
- the eboE gene encoding metabolite traffic protein EboE yields MRTKYGHLTYCSNIHPGESWSDHFLQLKTNLPKIKQSTSPDAPMGLGLRLSNEASLELMNPRAMAELKDWLKKVDIYVFLINGFPYGGFHKTIVKENVYRPDWATKERFDYTLRLFSILSELLPQGLDGGVSTPPLSYFYFDSNESLRKDRISSATKQIVDVVIHLIQMKKNRGQNLHLDIEPEPDGILGNVELWVKWFLSDFLPIAVPRIQTVLGVDGEVAEQWAKDHIRICLDACHAAVSFEDNKNILSLLKTHSIQVGRIQISSALKINFLMETNSLLDLVSSFDEPTYLHQVVIQSEDKKLKSFPDLPQAIQNGEKQSAEWRVHFHVPVFLGSYGLFSSTQKELLELLNLQKQFLFTDALEIETYTWEVLPKGLQIPVSESIIRELQWVQSVLDDNNLKEDFKNETIKK; encoded by the coding sequence ATGAGGACAAAATACGGCCATTTAACCTATTGTTCAAATATTCATCCTGGTGAATCCTGGTCGGATCATTTTTTGCAATTAAAAACTAACTTACCCAAAATCAAACAATCAACTTCCCCTGACGCACCGATGGGATTGGGGTTACGTTTAAGCAATGAGGCATCATTGGAGTTAATGAACCCTCGGGCAATGGCTGAATTGAAAGACTGGTTAAAAAAAGTAGATATTTATGTTTTTTTGATCAATGGATTTCCTTATGGTGGTTTTCATAAAACTATTGTTAAAGAAAATGTTTATCGACCCGATTGGGCAACCAAAGAAAGGTTTGATTACACTCTTCGTTTGTTTTCGATCCTCTCTGAATTATTGCCTCAAGGATTGGATGGAGGAGTTTCCACACCTCCTTTGTCTTATTTTTATTTTGATTCAAATGAATCTTTGCGTAAAGATAGGATTTCTTCAGCAACCAAACAAATTGTGGATGTCGTTATTCATTTGATCCAAATGAAAAAGAATCGAGGTCAAAATTTGCATTTGGATATAGAGCCAGAGCCTGATGGAATTTTGGGGAACGTAGAACTTTGGGTGAAATGGTTTTTGTCTGATTTTCTCCCAATCGCAGTCCCGAGGATACAAACTGTATTAGGAGTTGATGGGGAAGTTGCAGAACAATGGGCCAAAGATCATATCCGAATTTGTTTGGATGCCTGTCACGCTGCGGTTAGTTTTGAAGATAACAAAAATATTTTGTCCTTACTTAAAACACATTCCATTCAAGTTGGGAGGATTCAAATTAGTTCTGCTTTAAAAATAAATTTCTTAATGGAAACAAATTCATTATTGGATTTGGTTTCTAGTTTTGATGAACCAACTTATCTCCACCAAGTAGTCATCCAATCGGAAGATAAAAAATTGAAGTCATTTCCTGATCTACCACAAGCAATCCAAAATGGGGAAAAACAATCCGCTGAATGGAGAGTTCATTTTCATGTACCTGTATTTTTAGGATCCTATGGGTTATTCTCTTCCACGCAAAAGGAACTATTAGAGCTCTTGAATCTACAAAAACAATTTTTGTTCACCGATGCTTTGGAGATAGAAACCTATACATGGGAAGTTTTACCGAAAGGATTACAAATTCCTGTTTCCGAATCCATCATTCGTGAGTTGCAGTGGGTACAATCTGTTCTAGATGATAATAATTTAAAAGAAGATTTTAAAAATGAAACAATCAAAAAATAA
- a CDS encoding 3-dehydroquinate synthase, with protein MFENLYPTLASEFQVKFRYSVQFTKKIFNPENQTLSRFFISEQNSGTTKKALVVLDEGLLFHFPNLVSEIRQYFKGLVQLVRLTDDIIVIPGGEGCKNNPKIWESLVDSIDRFGIDRHSYIIGIGGGAILDLVGYVAAVSHRGIRLIRIPSTVLSQNDSGVGVKNSINYQGKKNFLGTFAPPVAVFNDLSFLESLDDRDWRSGMAEAIKVALIKDPIFFEWIESNVQTLKNRNLDTMSYLIHRCAELHMDHIANGDPFEFGSSRPLDFGHWAAHKLEYLTEFSLRHGEAVAIGMALDTVYSNQNQFLSKENRDRILFLLKHLGFAIYHPKLSENKKQNLYLGLHEFQEHLGGRLTIMLLCGIGICKEVHEMDSETLATSVDFLEQYI; from the coding sequence TCTCTGAACAAAACTCGGGAACTACTAAAAAAGCTTTGGTCGTTTTAGATGAAGGTTTACTCTTCCATTTCCCAAATTTAGTTTCTGAAATTCGCCAGTATTTCAAAGGTTTGGTTCAATTGGTTCGACTAACGGATGATATCATCGTGATTCCGGGCGGTGAAGGTTGTAAAAACAATCCAAAAATTTGGGAATCTTTAGTCGATTCAATCGATCGCTTTGGGATTGATCGCCATTCTTATATCATCGGAATTGGTGGAGGAGCCATACTCGATTTAGTTGGTTATGTAGCAGCAGTGTCACATCGTGGAATCCGATTGATTCGAATACCTAGTACGGTTTTATCACAAAATGATTCTGGGGTGGGTGTTAAAAATAGTATCAACTACCAAGGTAAAAAAAACTTTCTTGGAACATTTGCGCCACCAGTGGCAGTGTTTAACGATCTTAGTTTTTTAGAAAGTTTAGATGATCGTGATTGGCGGTCCGGAATGGCTGAGGCAATCAAAGTTGCTTTGATTAAAGATCCCATTTTTTTTGAATGGATTGAATCTAATGTTCAAACTTTAAAGAATCGAAATTTAGATACCATGTCGTATTTAATCCATCGATGTGCTGAGTTACATATGGATCATATTGCAAATGGTGATCCATTTGAATTTGGTTCTTCAAGGCCCCTGGATTTTGGGCATTGGGCAGCACATAAATTAGAATATTTAACTGAGTTTTCCTTGCGTCATGGTGAAGCAGTTGCTATTGGAATGGCTTTGGATACCGTTTATTCAAATCAGAATCAGTTTTTGTCAAAAGAAAATAGGGATCGCATCCTTTTTTTACTAAAACATTTAGGGTTTGCAATTTACCATCCAAAATTATCCGAGAATAAAAAACAAAATTTATATTTGGGTCTTCATGAGTTCCAAGAACATCTTGGAGGCAGGCTCACCATTATGTTGTTATGTGGAATTGGTATTTGCAAAGAGGTTCACGAAATGGATTCGGAAACTTTGGCGACTTCTGTTGACTTTCTGGAACAATACATATGA